One window of Halorussus sp. MSC15.2 genomic DNA carries:
- a CDS encoding MarR family transcriptional regulator encodes MDVRALRDKQLFAAVVFVASSLVLALQLITPSPVMVSVGENGTKVAELGGYFSYRAVGTVAVASCLLGSSGTYLLVDGQSNSDSERTDSESVGDRDEGVESSDELLETRRREWQEVADELVDNEQVVYETVLEADGVLAQNEIVERTDLSKATVSRVLDNLESKNLAERKRHGMGNRVVLL; translated from the coding sequence ATGGACGTGCGTGCCCTCCGCGACAAGCAGTTGTTTGCGGCAGTCGTCTTCGTCGCCTCGAGTCTCGTCCTCGCGCTGCAGTTGATTACCCCGTCACCAGTGATGGTCTCGGTCGGCGAAAACGGAACGAAGGTCGCAGAGTTGGGCGGCTATTTCAGCTATCGCGCCGTCGGGACGGTTGCAGTGGCGTCGTGTCTCTTGGGGTCGAGCGGAACGTACCTGCTGGTGGACGGCCAATCGAACTCCGACTCCGAGCGGACCGACTCGGAGTCCGTCGGCGACCGCGACGAGGGCGTCGAATCGAGCGACGAACTGCTCGAAACCCGCCGCCGGGAGTGGCAGGAGGTGGCCGACGAACTAGTCGACAACGAGCAGGTCGTCTACGAAACCGTCCTCGAAGCAGACGGCGTTCTCGCGCAGAACGAAATCGTCGAGCGAACCGACCTGTCGAAGGCGACGGTCAGCAGAGTACTGGACAATCTCGAAAGCAAGAACCTCGCGGAGCGGAAACGACACGGCATGGGAAACAGGGTCGTGCTGTTGTAA